The Motacilla alba alba isolate MOTALB_02 chromosome 23, Motacilla_alba_V1.0_pri, whole genome shotgun sequence genomic interval GCCTCTATGTTACTTATTCTTTTTGAATCATTGTACCACATTCTAACTCTTTTCACAGTTCTAGAGCAACTTGTCAGAGAATGGGCAGGAGGATGTTTGTTGTAGAGGAATATCTTGGCAGCTTCTAAGATGTTACTCTTCAGGCTGTGTTTGTATATGCTCACAGATGAAATCCTTATTTTTAACAGTGATATCCCAAAAGCTCCTAAACCTGAACCACCTGTACCAGAGACTAAGGAAACTTCACCAGAACGTAATTcaaagaaggagagagagaaggagaaggagaagactCGTCAGAGATCCCCATCTCGGTCCAAGTCCAGGTCAAGATCCCGGTCCCGGTCTCCATCTCATTCTCGACCCAGAAGGCGCCATAGATCACGGTCAAGGTAGGGCTTCAGGTGCTGACTGTGAAGCTTGAGaatattttctgctgaaggTGCCACTGAATGTTCCTGGCTAGTGATGTTTCTAGAGGTGTTGAGCTGTGGATGTTTTGGGCCAAATGAGAAGGATGCATTTGGTGCACGAATGTGTTTGGGAGCGTTTTGTTTGAATTGATTCATGAGAAGATGCTCACAGTGACCAGCACTGACCAGAGAAGGAATTCAGCTGCTTAATATTGATAATGGGAATTGTGTAGCCTTTCTTTAGGACATGGGTTTGATGctgaaaatgctgtaaaatagTTTCTTTACctcctttttttattctacTACTTCATAGAGTGATGTTGTTAAACTTCAAAGCCCTGATTGTGTCTGATTTGGCATCCTCACCTAAATACAGCCTTAATATGATGCACTTGGAGGAAGGCAACTCTGCACTCAGTGCCTCGAGGATAAATTCCTCAACTATGGAAGTTAGATAGTTGCTTTTCATTGGAATTTCTGATTGTGACAGGTCTTACTCCCCTAGAAGGCGACCCAGCCCGCGGCGCCGGCCGTCCCCGCGCAGGAGGAGCCCGCCCCGGAGGATGCCTCCCCCACCcaggcacaggaggagcagaTCCCCCGTGAGGCGGTAAGAGCCCTGCTTTCTGAGACAGCTGGAGGTGCTAAACCTGCAAAGTTAAAGAGAACTGTAGCTGTGTTAGCAAAATTCCCTGGTTCATCTCACCTTAGCAGTGGCAGGTGTGTGATGAGAGTGATGGAGAAACTGCGGTGTCACATTTCCTAAGTGTGCTGTGGGGGACCAGGGTTACAGAGCTGAAATGATTTCTTCGGAGTTAGGGTAGTGATGAGAATTCCACCTTTTTGAAAAGTGGcaatttcagaggtttttttcttttttgcttcttcagaTGGCTCTGGGtagctcccagcacaggctgacGTTGATATCCCTTAGGGCTTTTTTGCTTAAGTCTTAGTGCTTTGTCTTTCctgactggggaaaaaaaatgagaacaagTTGGGAATTTTACTCGTTAGGAATTTTTAATTATGACTTGTATTTCTAtcacataaaattaaatttggacTTGAAGtgtgtttcttcttcatgttcTCTTACTTAAGATTCTTCAAGATTTGCCCTTTGGTGTTGAAAGTCACATTTCTTACAGCATAAGAATTGCTCTAGAGGCAAAGCTCTTAGCTGCCTCACAGAGTAAATGATGTGCTTTTGGCAGTGTCAAAATAGACATTTGTCTTCATGGGGAGAGAACAGATTCTGATCCTTTTCATAGGAAGAGAATCAAAGTGATGCTTCTCGTGTACAGCAGTTGGTTTTGAGGAAGGaacacttcttttcctttttgtgacAAGGTGATGACTATTGCCTGAGTTTGTCAATATGTTCATTTCACACAGTTACTGGGAAAACTGTGAAAAGTATCAAACATGTATGTTGCAAGATGTACAAGAGCTCCCTTTCAGCAAATGTTTATCTCACTCAAGGtagggtttcttttttccaggtTCTCAGGAATTCTGCAGCCAAAGGTGGATTCTGCAGGTACACAATTGCAACAGAACTTGCCACAAATTTTGCCGCAGAATTCTGAGGCCCTAccttttaaaattgcaaagtAAAGATGAAAAGCTAAAACATAAGGATGGATAGATGGATTCTGAATTGTTAAGTTGTTAAGTTGTCTGAAATTTTCACCTCCTGGTGTAAAACATTTTAGTGTCCTTGCACACTAAGCTCTTACCCAGATCTGCTCTGGAGATCATTAAGTCACACGTGCTAACACAGACAATTCTCTTAACCACCCAGAACTTAGAGAGCCCAACCAAAACTAATTGTTTCCAGGGGCAAAGCTTAGCTGTAGCCTGTAGATTGACAGAAAGCCAGCGAAGGTGACACTAACAATTTTTAGCTCACTATTGTCGTTAAGAATAACTGTGAAAGATTGGTCGTTatcctcctcttctccaaagCGAGCGTTGCAGGCAGTCCACCATGTTTGGGAAGTGCTGTTATCTGTGGCTCGGTGTCTGTGCTTGCAAACGACTGCAGTTCTTTGTTCTTTGTGCTGACGCGTTCCCCGCCGCGGCCGGCCGGGACCTGACGTGGGCTTTGATTTGCAGGAGAAGACGCTCCTCGGCCTCGCTGTccggcagcagctcctcctcgtCCTCGTCGCGCTCCCGCTCTCCACCAAAGAAGCCTCCCAAGAGACCCGCGTCCAGCCCCCCCCGCAAAACGCGCCGGCTGTCCCCCTCGGCCAGCCCCCCCCCGGCGCCGCCACCGGCCCTCGCCCCCCGCCAGCCCCCCGCCCAAGCCCCGCCGCTCGCCCACCCCCCAGCAGTCCAACCGCGCCCGCAAGAGCCGCGGCTCCGTCTCGCCCGGCAGGGCTTCAGGTGAGGGACGCCGTCCGGCTCGCGCTCCCCTTGGGACTCGCGTTCCCTCGGAGAAGAGCGTGAAGGAACGGTGGGAAttgcagctgagctgtttggttttgtcttgTAGCACCCAAACATAAGAGTACTGAGAAAAGAGAGTCTCCTTCGCCAGCACCCAAGCCCAGGAAAGCAGAGTTGTCGGAATCAGGTACGGCTCTGgcctctcagctctgctcctgggtgtGGGGGTTTTAGTCAAAAGTACTTGGGCAGTGAAGTGCTGAGCCCTCCGGGAAGTCTGGCACTGAAAGCAAGAGTTTTCAGAACTCTAAAGATGATCACTCCTACTGCCTCGTTCTATCCGAGATTGCTTGGAATGAAAGTTCTAGGTTATCCTAAGATTTGAGTGGGAGAAAACCCCATACCTGCTGGTCTGCTGTCCATAACTTTGCTTCTGCCTGCATGAGGCAAATCTCTCTCCTTGGTTTAAGTGCCCTGTCTTTGTGTGTCCTTCCAGAAGAAGACAAAGGAGGCAAAATGGCTGCAGCAGATTCTGTCCAACAGAGGCGCCAGTACAGGAGGCAAAATCAACAGTCTTCATCTGGTATGGAGCACAGAAATTCCCCAAATCCGGGTTGTAGTTTCCTTTTGCAGGAAGTAGTTCAGTTCAAATACAGATTAAAACAatttgctctgtgctctgcagtgctaTTGTAAACTTTAATACAGATTTGCCACTCATAATGAGGTCACTTTAATTACTgctcaggaagaagaaaagtatGACTTTTAAAGGTCATTACATCTTTTGTTAATGGGTTTGCATCTTTAAAATTGCGCTTCTAAACTCTTAACACCACACAAACATTGTGTGCTGTGGATTACATCATCTGTCCTTACTTGGGACTCTCTTATGCTTGAGAGCATGAAATTCACCTGGCTATTTTTGTCCACGTAGTttcaaaaagcagctgcagttcaCCTTTTAAATTATCTGTCTAGCCACATTTTATGGGGACAGTTAAGTATTTTTACCCAGTAGATTTATTTATCACTTCAGTTCAACCAACACTTTCAGTCGATCTGCTTTTAAATTCCGGGTTCTCGTTTTGCGGGAGATGAGGTTGGTTTGAACTGCAGCATTACCCCGTCAGTGAGCAGTGTCACGAGGATCATTTTCCAGAGAGTGATTCTTTCTACGTTTGCAGATTCTGgttcttcatcttcctcagaAGAGGAGAGGCCCAAGAGGTCGAACGTGAAGAACGGGGAGGTGGGCAGGCGCCACCGGCACTCGCACTCGCGCAGCCCCTCGCCCCGCAAGCGCCAGAAGGATTCCTCCCCTCGGTAACTGCCTGAACTCAGCTCATCCCTTCCTGCTATTTAATGTCTGTCTCTGCAACTCCCACCAAATACACATCGAGTCATGCCCACTCTGCCCAGACTTCTTTCAAGGTTTCCTTCCCATTACACTCATTTGGCAAAAATTGCTCTGACCTTTCTTTGATGGTGTTCATTTTTGCCTCAGATCCGTGGCAGATagatctgttttgttttgttttccctccacTGCTCTCAGGATGCAGATGGAAAAGAGGTGGCAATCACCAGTGATGAAAAGGTTGGTTAGAAATTCATCTCTTAAACAGGCTGTCATTTATTTTGGCATGGATAAGCATTTGCCATCCTTTTGTCCTTCAGACTTGCACACTCACGGTGAGGGAAATTCAGACTGATGTGCTCCTTCATGTGTTGGACTTGGAACCATTTCACTAGCAAAAAGAGAAGGATCAGCACCTGCTCTGTGTCCCCCACTGCTCACCCCTTGTTAAGTCACATCAGCCTGTGACATCAATAACTTGGATGTTGTTGCATCCCACTGATGCCTGAAAACAGCTGAACACttgtgttcctcaggggctCCTCGCTCCAGACACCCAGCTTTGGGTGAGCGGCGTTGGGTTCCTGCTGCCACTGACTCAAAACCCTCCTGCACGCTTGCAACAAGCAATTAAGATCTTGATCTCCTGGGTCAGAGATGATTAGAGTTTTCAAAACTCTCATTCCTGAGTTCAGGAGATGTTTGGAACTACTGGAAGTAGTCAGTAAAACAGCAGTGACTTTTTTATTGTGacactttttcctctgtgtctctgtgttgatctagaaatacagaaaggtgCAGGAAGCTTGATGGGTTTATTAATTGGATGTAATGACCCTTGAGCAGGCTGTAATTAAGCCTTAGCTAGCAGATACTCACAGCACACACCATGATGTAGGCGATAAGGATGACTCCCTCACCAATGCAGACCTTCCTAATTATGGATCCTGTCAAACATTTCTATGCAGAACAGGTTGGGATTCAAAGCTTTGATCTTGTTTTGCAACACACTGAATTCACGTACTGCCTGTTGCATAAATACATGTTTAATTAGGACAGTTAGTACATTTGAAggctgggggttttttggatCATAAAAGAACATTGTCTTTTGGAGCAAACTCTTATCTATGAAAGTGTTTCATTGCCTTGGAGAACAATACCCAGCATATTTGAAATCAGATCTCACTTAATGTAAatgagctgctttgctttttaattgcTCTCAATTTTCCCTTATCCAGTCATTTTAtcttaattgcttttttttaaaaaaaggaatatttcacTTTGCCAATAttcctttcctttaaaattctGTGCAAGAATATTTTGGATTAAAATTCCCCTTTCCAGAAGTCTGTTGTAAacctgcaaagcagaaaatggcTCATTTGGTGAACAGTTTTAATCCAGAGAGCTGCACTTCAGCAGCCActctggtttttttcactgcatttcaagaaataattttggattTCAGATGGAGCACAGTTTCACACTGTGAAGGAAATTAACTCCACCCAAGGCAAAAGCAGCATGTGATCCATCGCTTATTCCAACCATTTGGTctttctctggctgcagggtgGTGATGGATCAGGTTGTGCAGATGTGGAATTGTGTCCCGGCTGATGTGGTGGGCTCAGGGTCACAGTCAGACACCTGTGGTGGGCTCAGGGTCACAGTCAGACACCTGTGGTGGGCTCGGGGTCGCAGTCAGGTGGGCTCAGGGTCACACTCCGACGCTCATCGTCTCGCACTCTTCAGAAAGATTGGAGTACATTTCTTTCCATCAGTGCTCCCGGTAGAATTCCATTTTAAGGTGCACCAAGGAGCAGATTTTGTGTAGCGGAAGCAGCTCGTGGCTCAGCTGGCAGTTTCCTGACGTGTCcctgttttctgcagcaggaggaggaggagccccTCGCCGCCCCCCGCGCGCCGGCGCCGCTCCCCTTCCCcggcgcccccgccccggcgccgccgctccccgtCCCCGCCCCGCCGAAGGTACGAGCACCCCGGGCAccccctgcctgctctgggctgggaaaagggccctgctcccagctccttcacTGGGAAGCTGAGGGGGCCGTGGTGGCTGGTGAGGTTGGGTGTGGTGGGTGCGTGGCCTGGATGTCCTTGGGTTGCTGCTGCAGATTCTGAATCGGGATCACACAGACgtggggtggtttgggttgggagggaccttagagatcatccagtcccgtgggcagggacaccttccaccatcccaggctgctccaagttttgtccagcctgaccttggacacttctggggatggggcaaccacaaCCTTTCTGGATAACAGCttttaaagagttttattttaaactcttAGAATTTCTAAagaattctattttaaattttgagaaGTTTAAAGAGCTCTAGagtccttttccccctctttgggtgcagggtgctgctggctgattGCCATGCCTGGGTGGCCCCTGAACGTTTGCTCTCTTTGCAGGTCTCCGTCACCGCCCCCGCGCAGACGTTCTCCCTCTCCACGGAGATACTCCCCCCCGATCCAGAGGCGATATTCCCCATCTCCCCCTCCCAAGAGGAGaacagcttctcctcctccccctcccaaAAGAAGggcctccccttccccccagtCCAAGCGCAGAGTCTCCCACTCCCCACCGCCAAAACAGAGGAGCTCCCCTACTGCTAAGCGGCGCTCCCCTTCCGTATCTTCCAAGCACAGGAAGGGGTCTCCTCCCAGCAGATCCAACAGGGAAACACGTTCTCCACCGCAAAACAAAAGGCATTCACCTTCACCACGGCCTCGAGCTTCCCacccctcctccagccctccgccgccgcgccggggaGCGTCGGCGTCGCCGCAGAGGAGACAGTCGCCCTCGCCCAGCAGCAGGCCCATCAGGAGGGTGTCCAGAACGCCAGAacccaagaaaacaaagtaaaaaacccCATCTTGTCTGCTCTGGGTTCGATGAGGGGTTGTTGTTTAGTTGCAGTGCAGTGGAAGTAGTTaaggaatcccagaatcccagaatggtttgggtggaagggaccttaaagcccctccagtgccacccgtgctgtggcagggacacctcccactgtcccaggctgctccaagcctgtccagcctggccttgggcactgccagggatccaggggcagccccagctgctctgggccccctgtgccagggcctcacaccctcacaaggaagaattCTTTCCCAGgatcccatctaaccctgcctgtggcagtgggagccattcccccttgtgcTGCCTGCATGAGAagcccctctccctcctttttataAGACCCTGGAATGCTGCCATGAAGTCTCCCCAGATCTTCCCTTTAATTGCTGGCTTTGAAGATAACTTTGTCTTCAAACCTAACTGTGGAAGGGGAGCAGCACTCCTCATTAGCTCAGAAATAATTCCATGAGTGACCATTCACGATAAACTGCTAagattgtaaatatttttgtcttcagtgagatgctgcttttctgagcaGACTCTGAGAAGTGTGGTGCTGGCTTATGaattttttcagaaggaaaatgtagCTGAGTGGAGAGCCTTGCACAAATAAATAGCATTGCTGTTCTCTTGACTTTTAATGTGATTATAACTCAGTTAAAGCAGAAAGGCAGCAATCagttctgagcagcagcagggttgtTTAACAGCTTTTCAGGCTGCATTATCCCTCTCCATTATGGATCCACTCTGCTACTGGATTGTTTTGCCTTCTTTATCACATCGGCAAAGcaattaatctttctttttttaaatcagtttaaatCTTCTAAGTGCAGCCTGCCCAAGTTAAAGCACAGGTGTTCATTTGGCTCTTGTGTGGATGTTCCCTTGTTCTGTGTGTCACCTCTGGCTGTGACTCTGTTCCCCAGGGcttccacccccagcccccggcGCGTGTCCTCGTCCCGCTCTGCGTCAGGGTCACCTGAGACAGCTCCCAAAAAACACCAAGGACCTGCATCTCCTGCCCGCTCTCGCTCTCCTTCTGCCAACTGGTCACCTGCAAAAAAGGCCAAGAGCCCAACTCAGAGCCCGTCGCCTGCCAGGGTATTTGTCTGCTCACAAAACAGAACTGCTCTGGGTTCAGGGCAGGCTCTGGTTGggaaggctgagctgctgagcagccccagggttATTCATGGCGGGGGGATCTGCTTGGGGTCATTCTTCATTGTTAAATAATTTGTAATGTGAATTTTTAGAGCTTAACATCTCCAAGTGAGGGAGAAAATGGTGCTCTATAGAAAATCAGACTTCTGGGAAGTCCCCTTTCATGAGTGTACATGAGATTTATGGTCTGCAGGGTGAGGGGGGCATATTTATGTCAGTATCCTGTGTGCAAACTGGGAGTATTCCCAGTGGGGAGAGAACAGGTTGTTTGGTATCTTCACCTCTTCTTCTGAGGTGTTTCCCAGGGGCAGTTCCATTCTTTGCTAGAGAAGTTTGAAGCCTTAGAGATGAGTTGTAACATCTAttgaataatttattacagAATTCAGATCAAGAAGGTGGTggcaagaagaagaagaaaaagaaggataaGAAGcataaaaaggataaaaagcacaagaaacacaaaaagcataagaaggagaaggcagcagcagctgcagtggctgctgctgtggctccagCAGACACCacctcagcacagggagagcaggaagcagagaCAGAACCCAAAAAGGTGAGGATTTGGGGCTTGGTGGAGGGTGGGTGTGCGCCGCTCTGCTGGTGTTCTGACAGCCCTAATGGCAAAGTGAGATTTGGGGGGTGTGATTCCAGCTGGGGGTTTCAGTgctgggagggctcagcctggccagGCCCGGGGTGTTTGAAGCAgctctttgtgtttgtttgaaGGAGACAGAAAGTGAACCCGAGGACAACCTGGATGACCTCGAAAAGCACCTGCGGGAGAAGGCCCTGAGGTCCATGAGGAAGGCGCAGGTGTCCCCCCCCTCCTAGGCCAACCCTTTGATATAATGTacattttatttggtttgtacTCAGAATTCAATTTCAAATTGCTAAATGTGTTTGAGCTTTAGAATATAACATTTGTTGTAATAATTGCTAGGTTGAG includes:
- the SRRM1 gene encoding LOW QUALITY PROTEIN: serine/arginine repetitive matrix protein 1 (The sequence of the model RefSeq protein was modified relative to this genomic sequence to represent the inferred CDS: deleted 1 base in 1 codon) translates to MDAGFFRGTSAEQDNRFSNKQKKLLKQLKFAECLEKKVDMSKVNLEVIKPWITKRVTEILGFEDDVVIEFIFNQLEVKNPDSKMMQINLTGFLNGKNAREFMGELWPLLLSAQENIAGIPTAFLELKKEEIKQRQIEQEKLASMKKQDEDKEKRDKEDKDNREKRDRSRSPRRRKSRSPSPRRRSSPVRRERKRSHSRSPHHRTKSRSATPAPEKKEATPEPEPSVKPKETVVQEAASNSDIPKAPKPEPPVPETKETSPERNSKKEREKEKEKTRQRSPSRSKSRSRSRSRSPSHSRPRRRHRSRSRSYSPRRRPSPRRRPSPRRRSPPRRMPPPPRHRRSRSPVRRRRRSSASLSGSSSSSSSSRSRSPPKKPPKRPASSPPRKTRRLSPSASPPRRRHRPSPPASPPPKPRRSPTPQQSNRARKSRGSVSPGRASAPKHKSTEKRESPSPAPKPRKAELSESEEDKGGKMAAADSVQQRRQYRRQNQQSSSDSGSSSSSEEERPKRSNVKNGEVGRRHRHSHSRSPSPRKRQKDSSPRMQMEKRWQSPVMKSRRRRSPSPPPARRRRSPSPAPPPRRRRSPSPPRRRSPSPPPRRRSPSPRRYSPPIQRRYSPSPPPKRRTASPPPPPKRRASPSPQSKRRVSHSPPPKQRSSPTAKRRSPSVSSKHRKGSPPSRSNRETRSPPQNKRHSPSPRPRASHPSSSPPPPRRGASASPQRRQSPSPSSRPIRRVSRTPEPKKTKASTPSPRRVSSSRSASGSPETAPKKHQGPASPARSRSPSANWSPAKKAKSPTQSPSPARNSDQEGGGKKKKKKKDKKHKKDKKHKKHKKHKKEKAAAAAVAAAVAPADTTSAQGEQEAETEPKKETESEPEDNLDDLEKHLREKALRSMRKAQVSPPS